Within the bacterium genome, the region AAGTACGCGACAGTAGACATTAAAAGCATGCCGTAATAAATTAAATACGGCTAACCTAAAGCATAAAAACATGGAGCAGGAAAATAAGCAAGAAATCAAAAGCACTATGACCGTCCCTGTGGCAATCATTATCGCGGGAGCGATCATCGCAGGAGCGATTTTTTATACAAGCGGAAAATCCGGAACCATTCCCAAGCCGGTAGCAGAAGATGGTAAAAAAGAAGAGGTGGTTAAAATTCCCCCCGTTACTGCCAAAGACCACATACTCGGTAATCCCGATGCTCCAGTTGTACTCGTTGAATACTCAGACACGGAATGCCCGTACTGCAAGACATTTCACCCCACGGTAAAACAGATTATGGATCAGTATGGCAAAGACGGAAAAGTTGCATTAGTATATCGTCACTTCCCGCTTGATTCTATACACCCTAAGGCGCGAAAAGAAGCCGAGGGCGCAGAATGCGCAAACAACCTTGGTGGAAATGATAAATTCTGGGCATATATGGACAGAATTTTTGAAATTACGCCATCAAATAACCAACTTGATCCGGCAAAAATCCTAGAGATTGCAAAGTATATCGGATTAGATGGCGCAAAATTTGAGACATGTCTCAATTCGGGTAAATATGCTGCGCATATTGAGGAAGATTTTCAGGGAGGGCTTAAGGCGGGTGTAACGGGAACTCCTTCTACGTTCGCAATCATCAAGAAAACAGGTGAACAAGTGGTTATCCCGGGAGCACAACCACTTGCTTCGGTGAAGTCTTTTATCGATAGCGCACTAGCAAAATAGTATTATACTCTGTTCTTTTATTCTTTTATAAAAACTCCCCGCCTAGGGGAGTTTTTATAATCCGAGCAACGTACGCAATTCCTCCGCAGGCTCCCACGGAGGTTCGAAAGTAAAATCCACTTTAACATTCTCCACATCTTTTTCTTTCATAAGTTCACCAACATTTTTTTTAACATCACGAAAAATATCATCTGCGAATGGGCAAAACGGCGTGGTTAAGGTCATTAATATCTTAATCTCCTTATCATCAATCATAATCTTATACACCAATCCAAGAGTCCAAATATCGATTCCCAATTCAGGATCTTTGACCTGTTTTAATTTCTCGATTATTGCTTTTTCGGTAATTGTATTAGGTGTATGCATATTTTTCTAAAAGATTCGAACTCTTAACTTATAACTTTTAAGTATTGCCCTCCTAAGGCTACTAACTACAAGCTATTGCATTACATATTAAATCCTTTTTCTTCAATTTCCTCCATGAGCTCATACCCTCCTGTCTTTTTTATTCTCCCCTCTTTCATTATATACACCGCATCAGGCTTAATATAATCCAAGATTTTAGTAGCATGCGTTACTAAAAGAAAACCAGTACCCTTTTTTGTAAGTCTCACGATTGCAGAAAATACTTTTTTTAAAGAATCCACATCGACTCCGGAATCTATTTCGTCCAAAAAAGCAAACTCTGGTTCAAGTAAAGCCATCTGTAAAACTTCCGAAAGTTTTTTCTCTCCTCCGGAAAAACCTACATGTAATTCACGCTTAAGGAGCGCATCAGGAATTTCGAGAAGAGATGCGGTCGCCATAATCGTCTTGTAGAATTCGAGTACCGAAATATTTTTCCCCGTAATCTCTTGGTGCGACGTATGAATAAATTTTAAAAGAGTTACTCCAGATACTTCCGGAAGATATTGCATAGAAAAAAACATCTTCAGTTTTGCCTTTTTTTCAGTAGTAATCTTCGTTATATTTCTGCCGTTAAGAGTGATTGTCCCTTCCGTAATCTTATATTTTGGATGTCCAAAAATACCCTTAAGGAGACTGGATTTACCTGACCCATTAGGACCCATAAGCATGGAAATCTTTCCCGGTTTCATTTCTAAAGAGACATTGCTTACAACAACTTTTTCTTGAGTTTCCACGGACAAATTCCTTACGTTCAATATTTTCTGTTCAACCATAATTCGTAATCCAATTTCCAAGGACAATTTTAAATGGCACCACTTGGAAATTATTACTGATTGCTATCAAGTTTTTTTAGTCCATTACTTAATGCCTCATATGAAAGAAGCGCGCAATTAACACGGGCGGGGCTTATGCGAACCGCAAGCATGCTGTAGATATCGCCAGGAGATAATAGCTTCACATCACGGAGTTCCATTCCACGGAGTTTATCGGTAAGCATGGAGCCTGCGGCCTGACTCACAACACACCCTTCACCAAGGAATGATACTTCAATGAGTCTATGTTCTCCACTCAAATTGATATAAATCGCGACATCATCTCCACATATTGGGTTTGAAGCACTACCTTGTATATTTGCATAAGGAAGCTCCCTTTTATTGTGTGGGTTACGATAATGTTCCAAAATATGCTCTTTGTATAGTTCTTCGTCCATTGTTGTTCAGAAGTAATTTGTTAGTCAATTGTGGTTTTAAGAAACATCGTATGCGCACGATCAATGCTTATTACCAACCTATCAATATCATTTTTACTATTATACATATAAAAACTTGCGCGAGCAGTAGCACGTACCCCCAAGGTTTCTATAAGTGGCTGCGCGCAATGATGTCCTGCGCGAATCGCTACATCGTCTCGTCCGGCAATTTCTGCTATGTCGTGAGAATGAATACCTTCTATTATAAAAGAAACGATGCCGACATTTTTCTTTGTATTTTTTTGAGTAAAAATTTTGACCCCGTTGATTTTCTCTAGTTTCTTGATTGCATCTTCCGTAAGTTCTTGCACATGTTTGTGAATATTTTGGATACCAATCTCTTCGAGATATTCAACTGCCGCACCAAGACCAATCGCTCCGGCAATGTTCTGTGTCCCCGCTTCAAAACGGGCAGGTGCTCTCTTCCATGTTGCATCGGTAAGTGTTACTTTTTCTACGATACCACCGCCAAAAATACTTGGTTCCACTTTATAAAGTAGTTCTTTCTTGCCATACAATACGCCAATTCCTGTCGGTCCAAGCATCTTGTGTCCGGAAAAATACAGGAAATCTGCATCAAATTCCTTTACATCAACGGAAATATGCCCGACTGCTTCCGTGCCATCAACCACCATAAGCGCCCCCACCTCATGTGCGAGATTCGCAATAGTTTTTATGTCATTAATCGTTCCCAAAACATTACTCGCAAGTATGACCGAAACAATTTTTGTCTTTGGGGTAATAAGTTTTTCTGCTTCACGATAGTCTAGATGAAAATCGCTTGTCATGGAAATATGCTTTAGAACGAGCTTGCGCCGTTTTGCAAGTTTTTGGAGTGGAATAAGTGTTGAATGATGCTCCATTACTGTGGTCACGATTTCATCACCCTCCCTAAGTTCAAGGGACTCCTCAATACTTCGAATAAGCATATTTGACGAATCTGTTGCTCCACTCGTAAAAACTATCTCCCCCTCGTCTGCACCAATAAACCGCGCGATTTTTCTTCGAGCACCTTCGTAGCTTTCTGTCGCTTGTTCCCCCATTCTGTATAACCCGCGATGAATATTTGAACGAAACCCCGTATAATATTCTTCCATCGCTTTCAACACTCCCTCGGGTGTTTGTGAGGTTGCGGCACTGTCCAAGTAAACAAGGTTGGAAACTTTTTTAAAAATGGGAAAATTATTTTTTATGTCTTTGGATATCATGATTTAGTATTTCCCCTCCCCCATTTCAAGCGAGATAAGCTTGTTAAGTTCAAGTGCATATTCAAGTGGAAGTTCTTTGATGATCGGATTTGCGAAACCGGTCACCGCAAGGCGCACCGCCGCCTGCTCCGAAAATCCGCGAGTTTTCAAATAAAAAATTTCGTCTTCCCCAATGCGCCCAATACGTGCTTCATGACTGATTTCAACCTGATCGTTTGCATTTTGCACCGATGGAAATGTATTCGCCTGCGACTTTTCATCGAGAAGAAGTGACTCGCACACGAGCGACGAGCGAGTGTTTGTTGCATTGGGAGCTACCTTAATGAGTCCGCGATAATTGGCAATTCCACCGTCTTTTGAAATTGATTTTGAATAAATGGTCGATGAAGTATTGGGAGCAAGGTGAAGTGTCTTTCCCCCTGTGTCTTGTATCTGACCCTTTCCCGCAATCACAAGACCGATGTTGGCTGCTTTTGCCCCTTCCCCTTTTAAAACCGACGAGGGATAGAGCATAGTGACGCCCGAGCCCATATTGCCGTTGACCCATTTTATCTCCCCGTCTTTCTCCACGATTGCACGTTTTGTGTTGAGGTTGTACGTATTAAGCGACCAGTTCTCGATGCTGATATATTTCATTTTTGCTCCAGGAAGCACAAAAAGTTCAACACAGCCTGCATGAAGTGATGAGTAATTATATTTTGGTGCGGAACATCCTTCGATATATTCGATTTCTGAACCCTCATCAGCAATAATAAGCGTGTGTTCGAATTGTCCGCTACGCGCGCGATTCATTCTAAAGTATGCCTGAAGCGGCATTCCGACTTTCACCCCCTTGGGTACATAAATAAATGTCCCCCCACTCCAGACAGCAGCATGAAGCATCGTGAATGTATGCTCTTCAATCGGAACACAATCGGTCATAAAATATTTTTTCACGAGCTCGGGATATTTTTGTACCGCAACATCCATATTTTCAAAAACAACTCCCTTATCTGCGAGAGATTTTTTAAGCCGATGATACACAACACCAGAATCATATTGTGCGCCAACACCGCCCAAATATTCCCGCTCCGCTTTTGGAATCCCTAATTTTTCAAATGTATCTGTGATTTCTTTGGGAAGTTTTTTCCATTGGTCTGTTTCCGGAGCATCGGGATCGACGTAATAGATCATATTTTTCAGATCAAGACCCGAGAGGTCTGGGCCGAATCTTGGAAGTTTTGCGGTTTGATAAAGCCCATAAGCTTTGAGCCGCTTCTCAAGCATCCACTTCGGTTCTTTTTTTACCGCAGAAATATGGCGCACTAAAGCTTCCGAGAGTCCTGTATGGGTTTTCAGTTTTTGTTTTTTTGTCACTGTTTTTGTGGTTTTCATTGATATTGACCCTGCTATATTCTGCAGAAGGATGATCGCTATAGTATTTGATTTATTGTACCAAATGTGTAAGCATACAAACAGTTCTTTAATCCTATGAGGTGATTTATGCACACAAGAATCTGGGAGGTTGTTCTTTTCGTATTACTTGGATTGGGTTGTATTTTCAGTATCATAGTCGCACTTCCTGTCAACCCGACATCCGTGAGACTGGTCGTTCTATGTGCGGTTACTGGAATCTTGGGTGCACGTGCCCTTTTCATTGCAGGATATGATTACGCAAATCTAAAAAAGTAGGACTAAAAAATTGGTCTGTTTTGTTAATTGGTTTTTAAAACGGCGCACACAGTGCGCCGTTTTTTTATGTTACGTGTTACAAGTTATACGCTACGCGACTTCAGTAATTCTTAAGCCGCAGAGCTTTCTCATGCATGCGGATCTTTTCAAGCGCTTTTGCTTCAATTTGGCGGATACGTTCGCGTGTCACGCCAAACTCTTTCCCCACTTCTTCGAGTGTGTGTATGACGCCATGCGCATCACCCAATCCATGCCGCATTTCAAGAATTTTACGTTCTTTCGGAGAAAGATCGTCTAAAATCTCTGTTACTTGATCGGTAAGAATGCGCCGTGAAGAATCCTGATCAGGTGCAAGAATTTTCTCGTCCGCAATAAATTCTCCCAATGTTGACTTCTCGTCACCCTCATCGCCGATCGGTTTTTCAAGTGAAACGGTGTCTTGATCGATCTTTTCAATCGTATGAATTTTGTCCACTTCAACACCCATTTCAGTTGCAATTTCTTCCGCAAGCGGTTCGCGTCCAAGGTCTTGCGAAAGACGGCGCACTACTTGTTTGTATTTCGCAATCGTCTCAACCATGTGCACCGGAATACGAATGGTGCGCGATTGGTCTGCAAGCGCGCGAGTGATCGCCTGCCTAATCCACCATGTTGCATAGGTGGAAAATTTATATCCCTTCGACCATTCAAATTTGTCAACTGCTTTAAAAAGCCCTAGATTCCCTTCTTGAATAAGGTCTAAAAGGGTTAAGTCTGCACTTCTTCCCACATATTTTTTTGCTATAGAAACAACAAGGCGAAGGTTGGCACGGGCAAGAAGATTTTTTGCCTCCATGTCGCCTTTTTCTATGCGTTTAGCAAGTTCTTTTTCTTCATGCGCACTGATAAGCGGATATTGCCCAATCTCTTTAAGATACATCTGAATCGAGTCATATGATGATCCTTCGCTATAAAGTTTTTTGCCTGTTTCCGGTCCCGTCTGGAGAAGATCGCCTCCCTCAAGTACATCGATGCCTGCTTTATTGAGACGCTCATACAACTCATCGAGAAATGAAACATCATCTTCAATATTGGGAAATTCTTTAAGGAGCTCATCGTACGTCACAAATCCGCGCTCATACCCTTTTAAAATAAGCGTGTCAGCTTTTTTATTTAAACTGTCTCCCCGTTTTTTTGCAACTTTTATGAGTTTTGCTTCGATTGCTTTTTCTTTTTTTGTAGGCTTCTTAACCAGCTCTTTTTTTATCATCTTCTTTGATACAGAAGAAGAGCGTTTTACCTTACGAGATAAAACTTTTTTCGTTTTTTTCACCTTTTTCGTTTTCTTTTCTGTGGAAGATTTTTTTACCATAGATTAATAATTATAGTATTAAATTACTTTTTTACAATCTCACTTAATTTTTTTGAAATTTCTTGGCATTTTTTTAAAATTTCCATTGACCGCGTCGTGTCTCCTTTATGTTCCACATCTCGCAGTTCATCCATCGCAATGACAAGTTGTTCCTTAAGGACTTCTTCTTCTAAATTTGCAAGAAGGAGTTCTATCTCTTGGGGTAATTCTTTCAAATCTTGATAATATATTTCCGCTTCAAAAATAAGGTTGTTTTTTTCTTTTTCTGGAAGATCTTTTTTTTCTTTAAGTGTGCTTTCGCCGACAATCACTCCATATTGCTGTTCCCATCCTACCCTGTCCGCCAATGGCTTTGAAGTACTTTCTTGCCAAAGCAGAATTCCTAATATCTTTCGCTCTATGTTTTGCCGTCTTCCTAATTCAGCAGATTGACTACTTTTGTCCGCCTTTTCTTCGGGTTCTCGATAAGAAGTGTCTGCAAGCTCGTTTCCTCTAAGTTTTTTGAGTTCTTCCCAGATTGGCTCTTCACTTAAATGGAGCGCTCGTGCCGTTTCAGAAACAAAATGTGCCTGATCAATAGTGTTTCTTAATTTCACGATATAGGGAAGAACAAGCTCGCTGGTTTTTTTACGAAACGTCCTCATATCATATCCTTTCCCCGAAAGAGCCTTGAGGTAAAAATCTATAATGTGTCGCGCATTGAGAACACTGTGTTTCCAGCCTTCCGGGTCTTTCATGACAACGTCTGCCGGATCAAGACCTGAAGGAATTTCCGCAACTCTCACATCAAATCCTAGGGATAATGCCAAGTCAACACCTTTTTTTGATGCGGACAATCCCGCTTCATCAGCATCAAATGCAATAACAAGTGTATCAGCAAGACGTTTAATTAAAATCAAATGATCTTTAGTAAGCGCAGTCCCCGATGATGCGACAGTATGTACGACCCCAGATTGATGTGAAAGAACGAGGTCCATTTGCCCCTCAACCAAAACAGCTGTATTTTCTTTTCGAATCGATTGTTTTGCTTTGTCAAAACCGTACAAAATTTTCGACTTGTGAAAAACTTCGGTCTCTGGACTGTTTACATATTTTGCCTGTTTGTCAACATCACCTTGTTCGGTCCCTGGAAGAATTCTGCCTGAAAATCCAACGATTTTCCCTCCATTATCAGCAATAGGAAACATCACTCTTCCGCGGAATCTGTCGTAATATCCTTTCTCGCTTTTTATTGAGAGCCCTGCTTTCAGAAGATGTTCTGGAGTAAATCCCTTTTTTTGAAGAAATTCGGAGAGTGATCGCCACTCCGAAGGAGCATACCCCAACCGAAATTCTTTAATCGTTTCATCCATGATTCCACGCTTGATGAGATACTCATGAGATTCTTTATTTTTTTCTAAATGATTCGAAAAGAACTTTGTGGACTCTTCAAGTACGGCGAAAATTTTCTCTCGCTCGCGGCTTTCTCCAGGTTCCGATACGTTCATACGAACTCCCGCACGTTCCGCTAATGTACCGAGTGCTCCACGAAAATCTAATCCTTCGATTTCCTGAACAAAACTCAACATATCTCCGCCTCGATTGCATCCAAAACAATGATACGTTTCGCGTGAGGGTGAAATGAAGAATGACGCAGTTTTTTCGTTATGAAACGGACATCGAGCTTTAAAATTACTCCCCGCCCGTTCAAGCTTTATGTAAGAGCCTATAACGTCGACGATACTCAATTTTGATTTTATCTGTTCGACAACGGATGCCATAAAGTCAGTTTATAAAGTAGAAAGTTTGTAAAGTTTGTAAAGAAAAGAGTTGTATCTTCACTTTATGAACTTTATAACCTTACGAACGTTCAACTCATTATACAGATTCTTCCTTCTTTTCCCCTTTTGTTGCCATCGTCTCACGAAATCCTGTTCCTGCAGGAATAATACGACCGATGATAACATTTTCCTTGAGACCGCGAAGCTCGTCAACGCCCCCGCGAATCGCCGTATCAATGAGAACACGCGTTGTATTTTCAAATGACGCTGCTGAAAGCCAGCTTTGCGTGGTAAGCGCGACTTCAGAGATGCCAAGAACCACGAAATCCGCCTTTGCCTTTTCACCGCCATCTTCCGCAACACGATCATTCTCTTCAGCAAGTTCGCCGGATTCAACAACCTCCCCTAACCCAAATCGCGTTCCCGCAGGATCCTTAATCT harbors:
- the sufB gene encoding Fe-S cluster assembly protein SufB — its product is MKTTKTVTKKQKLKTHTGLSEALVRHISAVKKEPKWMLEKRLKAYGLYQTAKLPRFGPDLSGLDLKNMIYYVDPDAPETDQWKKLPKEITDTFEKLGIPKAEREYLGGVGAQYDSGVVYHRLKKSLADKGVVFENMDVAVQKYPELVKKYFMTDCVPIEEHTFTMLHAAVWSGGTFIYVPKGVKVGMPLQAYFRMNRARSGQFEHTLIIADEGSEIEYIEGCSAPKYNYSSLHAGCVELFVLPGAKMKYISIENWSLNTYNLNTKRAIVEKDGEIKWVNGNMGSGVTMLYPSSVLKGEGAKAANIGLVIAGKGQIQDTGGKTLHLAPNTSSTIYSKSISKDGGIANYRGLIKVAPNATNTRSSLVCESLLLDEKSQANTFPSVQNANDQVEISHEARIGRIGEDEIFYLKTRGFSEQAAVRLAVTGFANPIIKELPLEYALELNKLISLEMGEGKY
- a CDS encoding iron-sulfur cluster assembly scaffold protein; this translates as MDEELYKEHILEHYRNPHNKRELPYANIQGSASNPICGDDVAIYINLSGEHRLIEVSFLGEGCVVSQAAGSMLTDKLRGMELRDVKLLSPGDIYSMLAVRISPARVNCALLSYEALSNGLKKLDSNQ
- a CDS encoding metal-sulfur cluster assembly factor, producing the protein MHTPNTITEKAIIEKLKQVKDPELGIDIWTLGLVYKIMIDDKEIKILMTLTTPFCPFADDIFRDVKKNVGELMKEKDVENVKVDFTFEPPWEPAEELRTLLGL
- a CDS encoding cysteine desulfurase, coding for MISKDIKNNFPIFKKVSNLVYLDSAATSQTPEGVLKAMEEYYTGFRSNIHRGLYRMGEQATESYEGARRKIARFIGADEGEIVFTSGATDSSNMLIRSIEESLELREGDEIVTTVMEHHSTLIPLQKLAKRRKLVLKHISMTSDFHLDYREAEKLITPKTKIVSVILASNVLGTINDIKTIANLAHEVGALMVVDGTEAVGHISVDVKEFDADFLYFSGHKMLGPTGIGVLYGKKELLYKVEPSIFGGGIVEKVTLTDATWKRAPARFEAGTQNIAGAIGLGAAVEYLEEIGIQNIHKHVQELTEDAIKKLEKINGVKIFTQKNTKKNVGIVSFIIEGIHSHDIAEIAGRDDVAIRAGHHCAQPLIETLGVRATARASFYMYNSKNDIDRLVISIDRAHTMFLKTTID
- the sufC gene encoding Fe-S cluster assembly ATPase SufC, which produces MVEQKILNVRNLSVETQEKVVVSNVSLEMKPGKISMLMGPNGSGKSSLLKGIFGHPKYKITEGTITLNGRNITKITTEKKAKLKMFFSMQYLPEVSGVTLLKFIHTSHQEITGKNISVLEFYKTIMATASLLEIPDALLKRELHVGFSGGEKKLSEVLQMALLEPEFAFLDEIDSGVDVDSLKKVFSAIVRLTKKGTGFLLVTHATKILDYIKPDAVYIMKEGRIKKTGGYELMEEIEEKGFNM
- a CDS encoding sigma-70 family RNA polymerase sigma factor: MVKKSSTEKKTKKVKKTKKVLSRKVKRSSSVSKKMIKKELVKKPTKKEKAIEAKLIKVAKKRGDSLNKKADTLILKGYERGFVTYDELLKEFPNIEDDVSFLDELYERLNKAGIDVLEGGDLLQTGPETGKKLYSEGSSYDSIQMYLKEIGQYPLISAHEEKELAKRIEKGDMEAKNLLARANLRLVVSIAKKYVGRSADLTLLDLIQEGNLGLFKAVDKFEWSKGYKFSTYATWWIRQAITRALADQSRTIRIPVHMVETIAKYKQVVRRLSQDLGREPLAEEIATEMGVEVDKIHTIEKIDQDTVSLEKPIGDEGDEKSTLGEFIADEKILAPDQDSSRRILTDQVTEILDDLSPKERKILEMRHGLGDAHGVIHTLEEVGKEFGVTRERIRQIEAKALEKIRMHEKALRLKNY
- the dnaG gene encoding DNA primase; this encodes MASVVEQIKSKLSIVDVIGSYIKLERAGSNFKARCPFHNEKTASFFISPSRETYHCFGCNRGGDMLSFVQEIEGLDFRGALGTLAERAGVRMNVSEPGESREREKIFAVLEESTKFFSNHLEKNKESHEYLIKRGIMDETIKEFRLGYAPSEWRSLSEFLQKKGFTPEHLLKAGLSIKSEKGYYDRFRGRVMFPIADNGGKIVGFSGRILPGTEQGDVDKQAKYVNSPETEVFHKSKILYGFDKAKQSIRKENTAVLVEGQMDLVLSHQSGVVHTVASSGTALTKDHLILIKRLADTLVIAFDADEAGLSASKKGVDLALSLGFDVRVAEIPSGLDPADVVMKDPEGWKHSVLNARHIIDFYLKALSGKGYDMRTFRKKTSELVLPYIVKLRNTIDQAHFVSETARALHLSEEPIWEELKKLRGNELADTSYREPEEKADKSSQSAELGRRQNIERKILGILLWQESTSKPLADRVGWEQQYGVIVGESTLKEKKDLPEKEKNNLIFEAEIYYQDLKELPQEIELLLANLEEEVLKEQLVIAMDELRDVEHKGDTTRSMEILKKCQEISKKLSEIVKK
- a CDS encoding DsbA family protein is translated as MEQENKQEIKSTMTVPVAIIIAGAIIAGAIFYTSGKSGTIPKPVAEDGKKEEVVKIPPVTAKDHILGNPDAPVVLVEYSDTECPYCKTFHPTVKQIMDQYGKDGKVALVYRHFPLDSIHPKARKEAEGAECANNLGGNDKFWAYMDRIFEITPSNNQLDPAKILEIAKYIGLDGAKFETCLNSGKYAAHIEEDFQGGLKAGVTGTPSTFAIIKKTGEQVVIPGAQPLASVKSFIDSALAK